In Ptiloglossa arizonensis isolate GNS036 chromosome 6, iyPtiAriz1_principal, whole genome shotgun sequence, a single window of DNA contains:
- the LOC143148276 gene encoding putative G-protein coupled receptor B0563.6, whose translation MDYLIRGFGSRRCEKQRENECTRERGRSKMNGVTNATGTRICVLPEDLEVLEDPRTPSLRRISYGIILPAICCLGIIGNILNLVVLTRRNMRGTAYIYMRGYSAAALLAIFFCIPFALRVLIHKETGRWSNWIQAFYHTHLELFLGNGCLGVGVMMLLALTVERYVSVCHPGQHTRPLCGPPHLTVVLIPLATFLVYLPSAFRGEITTCFLAPGGPVIYQKRENQSFLDSLFYQVYKVALEIVFKVAPTILLAGFNLRIMIVYRRSCDRRRRMTLSRTVSSDEDPRTYAEERRLVLLLGSTSILFLVCVSPMVILNVTLRESILSHYPYQVFRALANLLEVINYSITFYIYCLFSEDFRNTLIRTLQWPWGHTDQAGRGLPMKRSPLPRPTTTTTTTTTTPPTTALATPGHFARASV comes from the exons ATGGACTATTTGATCCGGGGTTTCGGTAGCCGTAGATgtgagaaacagagagaaaacGAGTGCacgcgcgagagggggagaagcAAGatgaacggggtgacgaacgcGACCGGTACACGGATATGCGTTCTACCGGAGGATCTCGAGGTATTGGAGGATCCTCGAACCCCCTCCTTGAGAAGGATCAGCTACGGTATTATCCTGCCCGCCATCTGTTGCTTGGGAATCATCGGGAATATTTTGAACTTGGTCGTCCTCACCCGACGCAATATGCGGGGAACCGCTTACATCTACATGAGAG GATACTCGGCGGCGGCGCTTCTCGCGATTTTCTTCTGCATCCCGTTCGCTCTGAGAGTTCTTATTCACAAAGAAACAGGGCGGTGGAGCAATTGGATTCAGGCATTTTACCATACTCATCTCGAACtgtttctcgggaacggttgCCTGG GGGTCGGAGTGATGATGCTGCTGGCGTTAACGGTGGAACGTTACGTTAGCGTTTGTCATCCCGGTCAACACACTCGCCCGCTCTGCGGTCCTCCTCATCTGACGGTGGTACTCATCCCCCTGGCAACGTTCCTGGTTTATCTGCCGAGTGCGTTTCGGGGCGAAATTACGACTTGCTTCCTCGCACCTGGTGGCCCCGTCATCTATCAGAAGAGGGAGAACCAGTCCTTTCTCGACTCGTTGTTTTATCAA GTGTACAAAGTGGCCCTGGAGATCGTGTTCAAAGTGGCGCCGACGATCCTCCTCGCCGGGTTCAATCTCCGGATAATGATAGTCTATCGAAGATCCTGCGATCGTCGACGTCGAATGACGCTGTCCAGGACCGTGAGCAGCGACGAAGACCCGCGAACCtacgcggaggaacgaaggcTCGTTCTCCTTTTGGGCAGCACCAGTATCCTGTTCCTCGTTTGCGTCAGTCCGATGGTAATTCTGAACGTCACCTTGAGAGAGAGCATACTCAGTCACTATCCGTACCAG GTGTTTCGCGCCCTGGCCAACTTGTTGGAAGTGATCAATTACTCGATCACCTTCTATATCTACTGCCTGTTCTCGGAGGACTTCCGTAACACCTTGATCCGTACTCTGCAGTGGCCCTGGGGACACACCGACCAGGCCGGAAGAGGACTGCCCATGAAGCGTTCTCCGTTACCAAGGCCGACCACCACGACCACCACGACCACCACCACACCACCGACGACCGCTCTAGCGACTCCCGGACACTTTGCGCGCGCTAGCGTATAG